The Myripristis murdjan chromosome 4, fMyrMur1.1, whole genome shotgun sequence region TTCATTTTTATAATAAAGGTTTactgaaaacaaggagaggactGTAGACCtcattttgcagtgtgctgtaATAGACTGTTACTGTGCTAATTTACTGCTGTCTGTTACATGGCTCAGCTGCCAGGCGCTGAGCCTTGACTGTGGCTGCTGCAGGGAAACATTTcctaacataaacacacagtataAAATTACATCAGTCATGGCTGCCATATATCTTTAGAGAAAATGTAGCCTCACTCACTGACCTTCACCTCTGTCAAAGTACAAGAGGATAAAAGGGGGACAGATGACACAACTGTGACACAAAAGcctacaagcacacacacacacacacacacacaagaatctAATCAGACAGTCTTGTGGAAGGCATCCCTCTTTTTAACTTCATTCTTCAGGAGGATGCCAGTCACCTTGACCCCTGGTCCCACAGCTGTAATGTGCTTTCAGTAATCCATTTTTATTAGACTACAATACTGACATTATTCAGTCGTCAAATGCACTAATACTGGAAACAACAAACTATGTGACAGTTTTTCATAGGATTATACAGAACTGATTTCTCCTTACTGAACAAATAAACATCTACACACATCATATTATGAAAAGAACAAACAGGGCAAACAGATCttcaacagaaaaaaggaaaacgccAGAGGCACATGTACCTGCCACTGGTAATTGTATTGGGGTCAATTAGACTCCAATGGATAATTTAAACCCCCGGAAAATGATTCTAATTAAAATCGTTACTCAAGTTTATGGGTCAGGTATTTTATGTGTTGTTGATGATCTAAATGGCTTCTTCAATAAAATCATCAGCatcttaattttatgtttacccaggTGCCACCATTAAGAGATTTTTCTTTATTAAGCATGAAGAAAAAAGGTGTTAATCATGTATTGTGAGACGTTAAACCCTGTAGATAATaaaagataacaggagggtCGGCTTTGAGCGATTTTGCTGTTGGTGGTTCCGTTATGTAAATGAAAGAATTACCAACTCAGAATGTAAAGGTAAACAATATAGCTTTATTATATGGTTTCCATTATTTCCGCGAGGCTCCTGACAGCCGCGCGCACACGTATGCGTCACGGTTGCGCACGCACGGCGAAGCCGACGCTTTAAGTTAAATTTCCCATCATGCTTTTCCCGAGCGCTTCAGAAAAGCCCGATGCCAAGAAGGCCGGAGAGGAGGCTACCGTCGGAGAGGTAGCCGTACTCAAAGAGGATTTTCGTATTGACGACATTTGAATAACCAAAATACGCGACGGCGGCGTCGAAAACAAAGGAATAAGCGTCATACAACATGATGCTTATTCTCAGAGAACATCTTCTGCTGGGCCTGTGAGTGTCGGCAGGTTCGCCACCGCCGCCTCTTCGGGGGATTCTCCTGTCTAGACCCGCGACACCGCCAGGCGATGACAGCGGCAGCGGCGACTCCGCAGCTGCTGAGAGACCGGCTGCTGCAGGCCGTCGACGGTCAGAGCAATGTGAGTAACCCGCTGGTTGTCTTCCCAACAACAACCGGAACGTAACGGGCACGGAGAGGCTGAAAACGAGGCCACACCGACCCCAAGTCACCCAGCAACACTGACAAAACGGGTGGCAACAAGTGAATAAACAGTAGTTGTTAGCTGTGTAGCTCGCCTGTAGCTCTGTGAGCACTAGTAATGTCACACACTCCACTACTTGGCTAACTAGCTATTGCTGGCTAATTAGGTAGCTAGCTAAGTTGACTACTTTGCCGATATTGAGATGTAGAATGCAGACTTCCTTACGTGACCCACAAGACGAGAAGCCAAAAGCTGGACGCAGTTAGCTTCAAATGCAATTACTGTTGTTTACTGTAAAGTTAGCTGGGTTAAGGTATCTTAAGGTTGCTGACAGATTACTGGCAAACTTTTTCCAGATGGTCTCTACTAGGGCTGGGGTGATATGTTTGTCCTGATTCAATACTGTAGTAATACTCGGGTGTCGATTCTTTAGTACTGCAATTATATATTACgatttattgcagttttttttttttttttttccccaaatgatCATGTAGTTTGTGGATTAtagtttcatgaagctgtgattatcctaaaggtcagAATTGGCCATGTTATACAGTCGAAGTTTCAAAAATGGTGtgactacaatgaaatggctactatgggggctaacataatcacacatgaatcaaatgtggctcattgaatccacaagagtctcagctttccagtcagagccaactgatgcaactccaagactgtttaggccccagtgtgcacaaatacaccattttacaacaggccacaagaacacatttggactgcatgcaaaaacctgcatggtttgtgCCCCATATTGCATgagattagcataaggtgggcatgtctacAAAGGGGAGACCTGTGGGTGCCCAGAGAGCCCATTTTCATGCAGACATCTGGAGGTGAGAGGTCAGATGTCAGTTTTTGCTccaccaaaatttagcctaaatTTGGAGTAAGATTAGACCCCTTGCTGACAACCTAGCATGTCATACCTAGTGCCAAAAGATTCCTTAGATCGTCTATATGAACTAATAGCTTTACTTTAGTTATACCTTAgtaatagaaagaaaaaaaaaaataaaaatcatatatCATCATCAACCATCCCTAGTTTCAGGTATGGTGCTCCCAGGGTACTCCCACTCACTCTTGGAACAATGATGTACTAGTGAAAACTCAAGCTTTAGTCACTGTGGATGCTACTTGCCAACATGCATGGGTAAACAAGCAAACCATATTGTGGAGTTGTACTCATATTCTTAGCAAAAAGTTTCCTGTGTAATCTTGGCCTTCAAGCCAGGAAATGCTCTGTTTCCAGTATAGTGAAGTTTGCAAAACCCAGACCAAAATGAGCAGACACTGGTcacatctcttttcttttggGTTTTAAATAACTAATGGTCTCATTTGGATGTAATAGTTAGTATCGTTACTGGGTGGGCTGCACGTCTGCTTGTGAGTAAAAAGGGTGCATTTGCATGTAATTCCAGTTTGTCATTTTGACCATGAAACCAGTTGTGGTGAAGTGCTTCTTGATGTGCAGGTGCACTTTTGAAAGTCTATTCAAATTATTGCCCTTCGAGTGATCACTGTCCTCATTTGGTTGCAGAATTTGTGCATAGTAAGACTGCAAGAATTAGGGTGATCTCAGCTTACATGTAGATATGCAAGTATTCATGCAAAAGCCTCTGGACTTGTTGATGTGTTGATAACTTGATGTGCATATCTCCATGTGTTATATTTCAGCAGATATGCAATATGGTGGCAGTTATGGAGGTGATTACTCTTTTGGAGAAATATCCTATCACCAAAGAGGCACTGGAGGTAGGTTATGTTGAAAATTCTGAAGTTAAATTGTATTGTAGCTTTTCAAAATTAAGTCACAGCTGCTCTTGAACACCACATTTATCTCCATGAAGGAAACCCGCCTTGGCAAGCTGATCAATGATGTAAGGAAGAAGACCAAGAATGAGGACCTGGCCAAGAGGGCCAAGAAGCTCCTGAGAAACTGGCAGAAGTTGATTGAACCGGGGCAGAATGAGTTGTTGTCCAAGGGGCACATGGGCACATCAGGGTCATCCAATGGTGGTGCTCATCCTTGCAGAGCTGACCTCTCTGCTCCAGCTGCCACCACACCATCAGGTAAAACAGTtccagagttaaagaacagaaaTGATTTTAACAACTGCTACTCACCCAGGGTGGAGACAACTGGCAACCGAAAACGAAAAGGCGAGCAGAAAGGACAGCACTTACCAGCCAAAATATCCAAAATGACTGCCTATGATAAAACCCAAAACACCACGCGGCCGCCAACAAATGGAATCAGTGGTGGTCCTGACGTTTATACCGATGTGATGGATTCTCGGGTGCATCAGCCTTCAGACAAGGAGATTTCTGAGCAtctggacaatgacagggtcAATAAAATCCCTGTCAACGCTGTGAAACCTCACCCAAGTTCCCCAGGATACAGCAAACCCCCCAGCACTTCTTCGTTGCTGAAAACATCCGTGTTGCAGCAGCATGCCAGGCTGGAGCAGGCTTCCTCTGGAGGGCAGTATCAGCCTAGAAGCCCTCGCTGCTCCTCACACAGTCCTCGAACTCCAAAAGCACCAAAAGGATCAAGTCTTTCAAGCCCCGCCAGGAGTCCCAGGTCTCTGGATGGCTCTGGGCTGGGGGCCTCCCCTTTGCCTTCCCCACAGCCTTTAAATGTTTGCGTTCAGGGTTTGCACACTGCTGGCTCATGGTCTGCAGATTTGGACTCTCAGAGCAGCTGGTTATCCAAGCCTCCCAGTACTTCCCTACA contains the following coding sequences:
- the LOC115357605 gene encoding mediator of RNA polymerase II transcription subunit 26 isoform X2; its protein translation is MTAAAATPQLLRDRLLQAVDGQSNICNMVAVMEVITLLEKYPITKEALEETRLGKLINDVRKKTKNEDLAKRAKKLLRNWQKLIEPGQNELLSKGHMGTSGSSNGGAHPCRADLSAPAATTPSGKTVPELKNRNDFNNCYSPRVETTGNRKRKGEQKGQHLPAKISKMTAYDKTQNTTRPPTNGISGGPDVYTDVMDSRVHQPSDKEISEHLDNDRVNKIPVNAVKPHPSSPGYSKPPSTSSLLKTSVLQQHARLEQASSGGQYQPRSPRCSSHSPRTPKAPKGSSLSSPARSPRSLDGSGLGASPLPSPQPLNVCVQGLHTAGSWSADLDSQSSWLSKPPSTSLHNSNASSFAEGVSLDEDGAVSNTGKKKRQKYRPKDYMVKLDGQTVEDSTKPVRLKDRRLTFDPVTGQIKPSFHKESGQEVEVRLGHGPDLQRTELLKQNPPVPPCPFQQTNWKELSRNEIIQSYLSQQSSVLTSSGAHTSGAHFFMNEYLKQEDHRLKEARKTHVLASSVPATDLPGVCREVTKDDLDRLHTKHWPGVNGCYDTKDNWYDWTECISLDPHGDESKLNILPYVCLD
- the LOC115357605 gene encoding mediator of RNA polymerase II transcription subunit 26 isoform X1, which gives rise to MTAAAATPQLLRDRLLQAVDGQSNQICNMVAVMEVITLLEKYPITKEALEETRLGKLINDVRKKTKNEDLAKRAKKLLRNWQKLIEPGQNELLSKGHMGTSGSSNGGAHPCRADLSAPAATTPSGKTVPELKNRNDFNNCYSPRVETTGNRKRKGEQKGQHLPAKISKMTAYDKTQNTTRPPTNGISGGPDVYTDVMDSRVHQPSDKEISEHLDNDRVNKIPVNAVKPHPSSPGYSKPPSTSSLLKTSVLQQHARLEQASSGGQYQPRSPRCSSHSPRTPKAPKGSSLSSPARSPRSLDGSGLGASPLPSPQPLNVCVQGLHTAGSWSADLDSQSSWLSKPPSTSLHNSNASSFAEGVSLDEDGAVSNTGKKKRQKYRPKDYMVKLDGQTVEDSTKPVRLKDRRLTFDPVTGQIKPSFHKESGQEVEVRLGHGPDLQRTELLKQNPPVPPCPFQQTNWKELSRNEIIQSYLSQQSSVLTSSGAHTSGAHFFMNEYLKQEDHRLKEARKTHVLASSVPATDLPGVCREVTKDDLDRLHTKHWPGVNGCYDTKDNWYDWTECISLDPHGDESKLNILPYVCLD